The genomic interval TACGTACGAGCGACATCTACGGGAATGGGCCCATTGCCTTGCTCCCGGATCGATCGTCAGTGACGTAGGGAGTGTGAAAGGGACGTTGGTCGAACGGTCGGAGGCCGCCATGCCTGCCGGGGTTCATTTTGTCGGGGCCCACCCCATCGCAGGGAAAGAGAAGACGGGAGTTGCCGCCGGCTCCGATCAGCTATTCAAAGGAGCACGTTGTATTCTGACTCCCACGAAACGGACCGATGCTACTGCGCTCGAACGGGTGAGACAGTTATGGGAAGAAACCGGTTCGGTCATGTTGACGATGGACCCACACCTCCACGATCAAGTCCTCGGGGCCGTCAGTCATTTGCCCCACGTGGCGGCCTTTGCACTCATGAATGCATTGTCAGAGCTTCGTGACCAGGAGTTGCCGTTCTTGGATCTTGCCGCCCATTCCGGAGGAGGATTGCGGGATACGACGAGGATTGCCGCGAGTTCTCCGGAAATGTGGCGAGATATTTTTCTGTGGAATCGCGATAATGTGGTGGCGTATATCGACCGGTACACAGGGGCCTTGGGAGAACTGAAACATCTGATTCAAGCCGGAGATGCGGCCGGTATCGAAAAAGCTCTCGAACGGGCAAAAGGCGAGCGCGAAAAACTTACGAGCTCGACCGTGCGTCACTCATGACCACATTAACCATCAGTCCTGGCCGTCCACTCAGGGGAACCACGACCGTTCCCGGCGACAAGTCTCTCACTCATCGGGCGATCATCCTCACGGCCTTGGCGGAAGGAACGAGCACCGTCTCCGGCTATTGTCGCGGTGAAGATTGCCTGAACACGATGAGGGCATTTCAGGCCCTTGGTATTCCCATCGTGGAGATGCCGACCGAATTGACCGTGTCCGGGAAAGGGTTCTGGGGGCTGACCGAACCACAGGGACCGATCGATTGCGGAAATTCCGGAACGGGGATTCGACTGCTGACCGGCCTGTTGGCCGGTCAGGATTTCTTTTCTGTCCTGACCGGGGATGAATCGATCAGGCGGCGTCCTATGGGGCGGGTGGTCAAGCCGCTACGCGAGATGGGGGCGATCATTGCTGGCCGCAAGGGAGGAGAATTGGCTCCCTTAGCGATTACCGGTGCGGGCCTTCATGGGATCGATTATCACTCCTCCGTGGCAAGCGCTCAGATTAAATCGTCGATTCTTCTCGCCGGCCTCTTTGCTCAAGGGCAGACTCGGTATCGAGAACCACGGTTATCACGGGACCATACGGAACGGATGTTTCAGTTCTTCGGCATTCCTCTCAGGCAGGAAGAGGGAACGCTGGTCTTAGACGGGAGGCCGCCGGTTGGATGGCGAGGCGTGGATGTGACGGTTCCCGGTGATTTTTCGGCTGCCGCCTTCTTTCTGGTCGGCGCCACGATCGTGCCAGGATCCGACGTCACGATTCGCAATGTCGGGATGAACCCAACCAGAACAGGCCTCATCGACGTCATGAGAAAGATGGGGGCTGATATTCAGGTATTAGGCTTGCGCGAGGCGGCTGGAGAGCCCGTTGGGGATCTGCGTGTGCAGTCTGCTGTCCTGAAGGGAGTGACGATCGGCCATGAGCTTATTCCCAAGACCATCGATGAATTCCCGGTCTTGTGCGTAGCAGCTGCGGTCGCGGAAGGGGACACCGTCATTTCAGGCGCGGAAGAGTTGCGAGTCAAAGAGAGTGATCGGATTGCGACCATGAGCGGGGAACTGAAGGCCATGGGGGCGCTGGTTGAGGAGCGACCGGATGGCATGGTGATTCGAGGCTTAGGGCGAAGCGGAGAGAACGGACGGTTGCAGGCTGCCAGCAATGCACGGAGCCATGGAGACCATCGGGTGGCCATGTCATTGGCCATTGGTGGATTGACGGCGGAACAGGGTATGACCATTGCGGACACCGGGTGTGTCGAGACGTCATTCCCCAATTTTGAGGCGGTGCTGACCGATCTCTTGGCCCACTCGGCGTGACGGTTCAATGCGAAGAGGGAAGTGTGATTATTGCGATTGATGGGCCAGCTGGCGTGGGGAAGAGTACGGTCGCCAAATTGCTGGCGGCTCGACTCGGGTATCTCTATCTTGATACAGGGGCACTCTATCGGGCTGTCGCATGGAAAACCTTGCAGTCAAGGATTCATCCCACGGACCATACACAAGTCGCCACTCTCCTGCCGACCATCTCCATTCAAATGCAGTTTCATCAGGGCGCGATGCAGGTGCTGGTCGATGGTTCCGATGTCACGGGTCAACTGCGTGCGCCAGAAGTGACGGCCGCCGCTTCTCTTGTCTCCGCCATTCCAGCCGTTCGTGAATGGCTGCTGCCGATCCAACGACAGATCGGCCAGGGAGGATCTGTGGTGGCAGAAGGTCGTGATATCGGCACCAAGGTCTTTCCTGCTGCCTCGTTCAAGTTCTTCTTGGACGCTGATGCTGAAGTTCGAGTGGCACGGCGGCACCGTGAGTTGGTCGCGGCAGGGCGGGGAGGATCGCTTGAAACCACGTCCCGAGATCTATCGGCTCGCGATCAACGAGATCGGACTCGTTCCATCGACCCATTGGCTCCGGCAATGGATGCACGATTTATCGATACGTCTACTCTGAATCCCGATCAGGTTGTAGAGCAGATGATCGCGGCTGTGTCGACTGGGTTGTGAGCGGGATCATCTATGGGCTGTTATGGGTCCTGGCGCGTGGCGTTGCCCGGCTCTGTTTTCGCTATCGTGTCGAGGGCCAGGTTCCTCGAACCGGAGGTCTGCTGGTTGCCGCCAACCATGCCAGCTACCTTGACATTCCGCTTCTCGGTTGCGGGATGAATCGTCGGGCCTGGTATTTAGGGCGCCATGACCTGTTTCCAGTCCCGGTGTTAAACGGCCTGTTGCAATCATTGGGCTGGATTCCGGTGAAGCTGGGCCGTCTGGATCGGGAAGCGTTCGGGAAGGCCATTAACCTGATTCGAGCCGGCCATATTGTGGTGATTTTCCCGGAGGGAGGACGCACTCAGGATGGTCATCTCAGACAGCCCAAGGCAGGTATTGGAGTGATCGTGTCGCAGACCGGATGTCCGGTCGTTCCGGCCTATTTGAAAGGAACCTTTGACGTACTTCCTCCTGGCGCCTCTTGGCCTCGATGGCGTCGAGTGACGGTACGGCTTGGGGCTCCGATTACATTTGATGTGGAAAAACAGAAAGAACGAACGGAGACAAAGCAGTTTTATCAACTGGTCAGCCGTACGGTGATTGAGCATATCGCAGCCTTAGGTCAAGTTCCCGTTCCAACAAGGAAGGGTGACCTGGTCGTCGACGCACCGGGCAGGCCGACCGCCGACGCTCACAACGCTGAGTGAGCCCGGCGACTTCACCATCAGCACCCGACGCAAGTCGGAAGAGTAGGATGTTCATATGGGCACAGTATCCAACAGTAGTGACGAACAGTTAGACCGCAATGCCTTGGCGGCATTGTATGAAGAAACCTTCCGGAACCTGGAGGAAGGGACCATCACCGAAGGTCGGGTGGTGGCTCTGACCAAGGACAAAGTCATCGTTGATATTGGGTACAAGTCGGAAGGGATGATCCCAAGCGATCAATTCTCGTCGGACGACTTGGCGAACCTCAAGATCGGAGACCGGCTCCAAGTCTATATTGAAGAATGTGAGGATGCTGACGGCAATCTCGTACTTTCCAAAGAAAAAGCCGACAAGATGAAGATTTGGGAAGAGCTCGAGAA from Nitrospira sp. carries:
- a CDS encoding (d)CMP kinase, producing MIIAIDGPAGVGKSTVAKLLAARLGYLYLDTGALYRAVAWKTLQSRIHPTDHTQVATLLPTISIQMQFHQGAMQVLVDGSDVTGQLRAPEVTAAASLVSAIPAVREWLLPIQRQIGQGGSVVAEGRDIGTKVFPAASFKFFLDADAEVRVARRHRELVAAGRGGSLETTSRDLSARDQRDRTRSIDPLAPAMDARFIDTSTLNPDQVVEQMIAAVSTGL
- a CDS encoding 1-acyl-sn-glycerol-3-phosphate acyltransferase; the encoded protein is MSGIIYGLLWVLARGVARLCFRYRVEGQVPRTGGLLVAANHASYLDIPLLGCGMNRRAWYLGRHDLFPVPVLNGLLQSLGWIPVKLGRLDREAFGKAINLIRAGHIVVIFPEGGRTQDGHLRQPKAGIGVIVSQTGCPVVPAYLKGTFDVLPPGASWPRWRRVTVRLGAPITFDVEKQKERTETKQFYQLVSRTVIEHIAALGQVPVPTRKGDLVVDAPGRPTADAHNAE
- a CDS encoding prephenate dehydrogenase/arogenate dehydrogenase family protein; the protein is MSVHFKQVAIVGVGLIGGSLGMILRRRALADHVVGIGRRVENLKTAVALGAIDRYVADPQEGVRGADLIVLATPVDTYERHLREWAHCLAPGSIVSDVGSVKGTLVERSEAAMPAGVHFVGAHPIAGKEKTGVAAGSDQLFKGARCILTPTKRTDATALERVRQLWEETGSVMLTMDPHLHDQVLGAVSHLPHVAAFALMNALSELRDQELPFLDLAAHSGGGLRDTTRIAASSPEMWRDIFLWNRDNVVAYIDRYTGALGELKHLIQAGDAAGIEKALERAKGEREKLTSSTVRHS
- the aroA gene encoding 3-phosphoshikimate 1-carboxyvinyltransferase — protein: MTTLTISPGRPLRGTTTVPGDKSLTHRAIILTALAEGTSTVSGYCRGEDCLNTMRAFQALGIPIVEMPTELTVSGKGFWGLTEPQGPIDCGNSGTGIRLLTGLLAGQDFFSVLTGDESIRRRPMGRVVKPLREMGAIIAGRKGGELAPLAITGAGLHGIDYHSSVASAQIKSSILLAGLFAQGQTRYREPRLSRDHTERMFQFFGIPLRQEEGTLVLDGRPPVGWRGVDVTVPGDFSAAAFFLVGATIVPGSDVTIRNVGMNPTRTGLIDVMRKMGADIQVLGLREAAGEPVGDLRVQSAVLKGVTIGHELIPKTIDEFPVLCVAAAVAEGDTVISGAEELRVKESDRIATMSGELKAMGALVEERPDGMVIRGLGRSGENGRLQAASNARSHGDHRVAMSLAIGGLTAEQGMTIADTGCVETSFPNFEAVLTDLLAHSA